The Musa acuminata AAA Group cultivar baxijiao chromosome BXJ1-3, Cavendish_Baxijiao_AAA, whole genome shotgun sequence genome window below encodes:
- the LOC135636743 gene encoding zinc finger protein 8-like — protein MSEQQIHNFMKVSVDSFSELPFIRAVPAQPNTPDTSPVIRLFGIDFAMEPDASQDGPSNDPPSSTTETSNTPSAANADSGESARKFECHYCCRKFPTSQALGGHQNAHKRERQHAKRAHIHSALATQQYHHPSFFPDDHVYGYLNYRHLGSIPSAARFAHPPPLHFPSWTSTCPSMNPSACFHGSLGSTSQPIKSSTLPELWRMPVHDGKLSFHGDYPPAQPLFGGRDTKEMVVEGATTLVSPKDQGGFDSGSKNGLSLDLRL, from the coding sequence ATGAGCGAGCAACAGATCCACAACTTCATGAAGGTCAGCGTCGACTCCTTCTCCGAGCTCCCCTTCATCCGTGCCGTGCCAGCTCAGCCGAATACACCCGATACGAGCCCTGTCATTCGGCTGTTCGGCATCGACTTCGCCATGGAGCCTGATGCATCACAAGATGGCCCTTCCAACGACCCTCCCTCCTCCACCACCGAAACCAGTAACACCCCAAGCGCCGCCAACGCTGATAGTGGGGAGAGTGCGAGAAAGTTCGAGTGCCACTACTGCTGCCGCAAGTTCCCGACGTCGCAAGCCCTTGGCGGGCATCAGAACGCCCACAAGCGGGAGCGCCAGCACGCGAAGCGAGCACACATCCATTCCGCTTTGGCCACACAACAGTACCACCACCCCAGCTTCTTCCCCGACGACCATGTCTATGGCTACCTCAACTACCGTCATCTGGGCTCCATCCCCTCTGCCGCCCGCTTCGCCCACCCACCGCCTCTCCACTTTCCTTCTTGGACCAGCACCTGCCCTAGCATGAACCCTTCCGCTTGCTTCCATGGCAGCCTAGGTTCCACATCTCAGCCCATCAAAAGCAGTACGCTGCCCGAGCTATGGAGGATGCCAGTGCATGACGGCAAGCTGAGCTTCCATGGAGACTATCCACCTGCACAGCCTTTGTTCGGAGGAAGAGACACGAAGGAAATGGTGGTGGAAGGAGCTACTACTTTGGTTTCTCCAAAGGACCAAGGTGGGTTTGATTCAGGCTCCAAAAATGGTTTGAGTTTGGATTTGCGTTTGTAA
- the LOC135636751 gene encoding uncharacterized protein LOC135636751, producing the protein MGTLVGHVAPGFGFLVIGLWHLVNHIRLYSINPNSYVAPPWFPSPLLGRHLELTLIMFGSVASISMELFIGPEAHQPFDADGTIPSNHLHNFEHASISLTFLIYAAFAVALDRAKLRNRDSLTQLLGAVAFSQQLLMFHLHSADHMGVEGQYHWLLQLVIVVSLATTLIGIGRPRSFLVSFVRSASIAFQGVWFIIMGYVLWTPSLIPKGCFMNMEVGHYVVRCRSDEALERAKSLVNLQFSWCLAAMAVLSMLLYLFLIKTYPEEPQYIPLVEDAVGEEDEEDLECHKKMIDSESLGHKGQTLRAIELEK; encoded by the coding sequence ATGGGCACCTTAGTAGGTCATGTTGCGCCAGGGTTTGGGTTCCTGGTGATTGGGCTGTGGCACCTCGTTAACCATATCAGGCTCTACTCCATCAACCCCAACTCCTACGTCGCCCCGCCATGGTTTCCCTCTCCTCTCCTCGGGAGGCATCTCGAACTGACGCTTATCATGTTTGGGAGCGTCGCTTCCATCTCCATGGAGCTGTTCATTGGCCCCGAAGCCCACCAGCCTTTCGACGCCGACGGGACCATCCCGTCCAACCATCTCCACAACTTCGAGCACGCCTCCATCTCCCTCACCTTCTTGATCTACGCCGCCTTCGCCGTGGCGTTGGACCGCGCGAAGCTGAGGAACCGCGACTCGCTGACGCAGCTGCTCGGCGCGGTCGCCTTCAGCCAGCAGCTCCTCATGTTCCACCTCCACTCGGCTGACCACATGGGCGTGGAGGGCCAGTAccactggctgctgcagctggtcATCGTCGTGTCGCTGGCGACCACGCTCATCGGCATCGGGCGGCCGCGGAGCTTCCTGGTGAGCTTCGTGCGGTCGGCGAGCATCGCGTTCCAGGGGGTCTGGTTCATCATCATGGGCTACGTGCTGTGGACGCCGAGCTTGATCCCCAAGGGGTGCTTCATGAACATGGAGGTGGGGCACTACGTCGTCCGTTGCCGCAGCGACGAGGCGCTCGAGCGCGCCAAGTCACTGGTTAACCTACAATTCAGCTGGTGCCTGGCTGCCATGGCGGTACTCTCCATGTTGCTCTACTTGTTCCTGATCAAAACATACCCTGAGGAGCCGCAGTACATACCTTTGGTGGAGGACGCAGTtggagaggaggatgaggaggacttGGAGTGCCATAAGAAGATGATAGACTCTGAGAGTCTTGGTCATAAGGGGCAAACGTTAAGGGCCATCGAACTGGAAAAGTAA